A single window of Ctenopharyngodon idella isolate HZGC_01 chromosome 24, HZGC01, whole genome shotgun sequence DNA harbors:
- the c24h11orf96 gene encoding uncharacterized protein C11orf96 homolog gives MAARPMETVGFAILPAHVLASAMEEFPQQLPVPKCLARGRNRSRRPRDARFKTQPVTFAEIAEVEEEGASPLEEERARRSFLQSLESLRRSTQTLHHAGSTQSCRTESAQASLDSSDSDSAQ, from the coding sequence ATGGCTGCACGTCCAATGGAGACGGTGGGTTTCGCCATTCTACCCGCACACGTCTTGGCATCGGCCATGGAGGAGTTTCCCCAGCAGCTACCGGTCCCCAAGTGTCTGGCTCGGGGCCGAAACCGTTCCCGACGACCCCGAGACGCCCGCTTTAAGACCCAGCCGGTGACTTTTGCAGAGATCGCCGAAGTGGAGGAGGAAGGGGCTTCACCTCTAGAGGAAGAACGGGCAAGACGGTCCTTCCTTCAGTCGCTGGAGAGTCTCAGGAGAAGCACGCAGACCTTGCACCACGCGGGATCCACACAGAGCTGCCGCACCGAGTCTGCACAGGCTAGTCTGGACTCCAGTGACTCAGACTCGGCACAATGA